In the genome of Leishmania mexicana MHOM/GT/2001/U1103 complete genome, chromosome 16, one region contains:
- a CDS encoding putative U1 small nuclear ribonucleoprotein yields MECDEEESRLQHKRVAAHQRQETHAAWKRTFFQTRPPPPSIGRLHRRQQGVTKGHSCHNAFNTALALAKQEGEDESTRDSNARAPLPSSPTLTTSTTTTAAGMLSKQEAWAAQLQGENERRNPFTDLNVRSDPLRTVVMANLHPETVEEDLRHFADQFGRVRSVRIVRHHKTGKSCRYAFVEFNLVGEARKAVQFHRKKRLKGYSIIIDREKGRTEPGFLPKRLLAASSFWTPPANGARSATSTEREEAKHVDSAALGTAGVKVAPSMPENDDDFLNAILNS; encoded by the coding sequence ATGGAGTGCGATGAAGAGGAGTCGCGACTGCAGCACAAaagggtggcggcgcatcaGCGGCAGGAGACGCATGCCGCGTGGAAGCGCACCTTCTTCCAGAcgaggccgccaccgccttcgaTTGGTCGACTGCACCGACGCCAGCAGGGAGTCACCAAAGGCCACTCGTGCCACAATGCCTTCAATACCGCACTAGCGCTGGCGAAACAGGAGGGCGAAGACGAGTCCACTCGTGATTCCAACGCGCGTGCCCCGCTGCCATCTTCGCCAACACTCACGACAAGTACGACAACGACTGCGGCTGGCATGCTGTCGAAGCAGGAGGCGTGGGCGGCCCAGCTGCAGGGCGAGAATGAACGGCGCAACCCTTTCACCGACCTCAACGTCCGCTCAGACCCCCTGCGCACTGTCGTCATGGCCAACCTGCATCCCGAGACGGTCGAGGAGGACTTGCGTCACTTTGCCGATCAGTTCGGCCGTGTGCGGAGCGTGCGCATTGTGCGCCACCACAAGACCGGCAAAAGTTGCCGTTACGCCTTTGTGGAGTTCAACCTCGTCGGGGAGGCCCGCAAAGCCGTCCAGTTTCACCGCAAGAAGCGACTGAAGGGTTACTCGATCATCATCGACAGGGAGAAGGGCCGCACTGAGCCGGGCTTTCTGCCGAAGCGACTCTTGGCGGCCTCATCCTTTTGGACGCCCCCTGCGAATGGTGCGCGCTCTGCGACCTCAaccgagagagaagaggcgaaaCATGTGGATTCTGCGGCGCTGGGCACCGCGGGCGTCAAggtggcgccgtcgatgCCAGAGAATGATGACGACTTCCTCAACGCCATTTTGAACAGCTGA